atatatatatatatatatatatatatatatatatatatattatacctTCCAACATATAATATATCACCATTATATCAggcaagaataaaattaaaaaaattataaaattcaataatcaaaatgaaaaatagaaaatggcATTGTTCATTGAACAATGCCTTCCATAGTGACTTGAGAGGGAAAGTATAAGAAcacatagatatttttttagtttctatataatttataatattagtaaTGGTGATAGTAATACTAGATACTTAACATGTACTTTGTTGTAAGTTGgatcaaagttgttttttaatgtaaaaacaaGAGTGTGAAGGTGTTATTAACGTGTTTTTCAATGTGCAAGTAAAATTTTCATTATGCACTCAAAATCTTATGaatatgtttaataaattaaattgaaaattatatacatcaataaatataaaaaaaaattttaactctaattaaagactaaattgcTAGGTTGAGAAATAGATGCGTGTTAAGATATTTTATCTCGtgttgtgaagaagcctttaaATGTTCTGACTAGATTATATGGCACTAATAATTATAAggagaataataatttaaattaaattaaaaaaaataatttgcttgTATAAgtcttccttttcttattaataactttaatttcaacaacaaaatatgatgtttttcttatgtcatttatttaataaaaattaaaagaaattagaaaacataccaaaaaattagatgatttaaaataagaataaaaaagatatttctcTAACTAAAACCTCTTTGTCTCATTACCAtgctctttttaaaaaaaaatattcattttttataatcattttatcattattctaaaagcaagttttatttttgataattttaatatgaatgtACTAAAAACATAAGACTACTACAACTTTTGTACATTGTTACATATAACTCTTTGTGTGTGCCATTAAACTGGGCCAATAAGTCAGCTTTAAAACCTCTCAATCTTATTACTTGCCTAGCCtggatttcaaattaattatgttaaggTTGACTCGATATGACTTGGTCGATTGAGTGAGTCCAAAAACAATACGAGTGATcggtaaaaataaagtttgacttaaaaagatttcaagaagatatcattttttttaaaaaaaatattgatacaaTGACTTCTTGGATCAACACAGACCAAACCAATTTAACTCACTAAACCTTTGACTCGAGTTATGCACCCgactaggtttaataactttattttttctgaaataatttttatttaattatatgataataaaaatatatgttcacAGAAAAGCaaccaaataaaacttttaaaaaataacgatGAGTTGTACAAAAATAATGCTTGCTAATTGTATAAAAAGACTTGTATaaccttatttaaaaataaagtaaaaattaaatggtatataataaaataatatatattcttgattaatttaagaaattaataaaataatatatttgatatattttaaattaattaatttaaaaaaatttaaaattaaattaaatggaaaaaaataaatgcaggtTTGGGTGACTAAACATGCCTAGCcctttaaaaaaacccaagcatGGGGCTGCTATGGacatacaacttcacccattttttttaaaaaaatgatgtgttGTTTGCAACGGCAAATGAGACACCTTCTATTAGTCTAGTTTCTGATCACCAACAAGGTGGTTGGAAAATTAAACATGAATTTTTTGGATCAAAGCAccaatttttaacttaatttcaCCTAAAACACTCTTTCATGACCTTAATAAACTAATTctccaactaaaaaaaacacaaattggTTTGGAAATACAAGATCAaactaaaaaagtaatttttttcaacatttacctattttttcttacaacatagatgataaaaaatatcttactcCTCTTGTCAAGACGGGCTCTTcaacatcaaaaataatattttttatcattgaaatcTCACCATCAAATGTTCTATATCTCCTTTTTGGTTTTCTGACGACGCTCTCTCTTTTCTATTCTAAACTTAGGGACTAATATgtgaacaaaaaaaagttttggactaaaatatttaattgaaaaattaaagggactcaattttttttgacaaaatttgaagggaaaaaaagagaacataTGTTTTGAACAATGGGATAAAAAGAAGAACCATTTATTTTAGCCATAATGTCAAATTAAGTccctaaattttcaattattttcaatcaacacaaccaaattgtttttttttttttgcaaaattaaacACTAATCAAATGTTGTTTTTAACACCCAAAagctatataaaaatcaaattaaagtaaattatTAGCTTGGGATTCCATGTAGcacaattttcaaaaaataattttaaaaaataaattgtgattgaaattaaaaaaaaatccccgaGGGACCAAAAAGAAGTCTTAGCATTGTTTTAGTGAAATGTTTTTGTCACGGGTtgtagtttggttttttttaaagaaaataactttaattgtaattgtaattagtAATAGTAATTGTTATAATGGTTAGTATTTTACCTTTGAGGTCTTTTAACTTGGGACTCCTCCATTTATTATGTTGGTTGCTTGGTTTTAGATAAGAACTTGTTTGGGATTATGATAgcggttataatttaaaatatttttcatctaaaaatatattaaaataatattttttttattttaaaaaattatttttaaaatcagtatatcaaaacaatataaaaatataaaaaattatttttaattaaaataaatattttaaaatttaaacaaacgCACGTTCCAAACGAACCCTGTAGCCAGTGGTACCCAGTCATTTTGGGTTCAAATTGAGATGTTGAGCAAAAACCAAAACGTTCGGTCCCTTCCGTGCAGCGTTAACCTTCGTGTCTATTACAGGCACCCACTTGTTCTAACACACAGGTCCATGGATTTTTATGGACCATATTGTTCATGACCACTCCAGTTTGGTAGGAAAGTCCTGTCAGTTCTACGTTCATGTCAAATAATCTTGCACGCGATGCAGGCATCGTCTACCAATTTGCAAGAAACATCCAAAGTTTGATGTGGCCATGTCCACCAGTTActgagaatcttttttttttttttccagacatTGTTATTCTCCATATATTGTGGTGCCGCCCCCAGCCTGCTTCATACACAGGCATCCCACCTAAATCACGTCTTATCTTATTCAATCATTTGGCCTGATTTTTATCCCATAAAACTTCACACACAGGATaagtttgataaaattaataaagtaaatTCAATTACCATACTTAGTTTCTAAGCTCTCGACTTGAAACATATATACACATGCATCTTTTCTGTGCATGATTTTCTTCGAGTGCCTGCAGCAGCTGTCTATAATGGTGGATTGGGATTTGTGGCTGTCGTCAGGGAAGGTAAGAGAAGGTCTAGCGAGCTTCGAGGCCACGAAGAAGATAACTTTTGTAAGAACCACATTCTTTAAATCTGGCTGGTCAGAAGTAGCTAGGATTGCTTATAGCATGGCGGCCAATACAGTATATAGGACAAGTGATGACTGTGATGTTTTGGAAgtttagaagaaaagaaatcctATCCCAAAACATTATCGCAGGTTCACAATATTGACTAAGAGGTTTATGATATCGATAATAGTGATCATGGGGTTTcctgtccaaaaaaaaaacaaaaacaaaaaccaaagtgatggtggtggtgagcATCATTCCACAATTATATTGCATTTGctacaacaaaaattaaaagttaaccaGCTTGATTATTTGATTCTCATAATACTGTACAGTTCGGTGTAGCTAGTTGAAGTACAGGGTTGAATATTTCTAAATGCTCCTTCTCTACTCTAGCTTTGAAGAGACTAAGAAAACCCATGAAGTTTCAAGAGACCAAGAGACCTGGCCAGCGTCAGAGACAGAAAACAGAGATATATAGCTAAGAGACCAATCCCAAGAGACTTATCTAACCTCATGTCCTTCCTCGGCAAGATCACAAGGGCCCACAGCAAGCCTCCCATCAGAAACCCTATAGTCTCATAGAGAGAAGGGTCTTCAGGGACGATAAATGAAGATGGATATTTGGACCCTGATGAGATGACTAGTGAAATGCCCAAACCCAGCAATGTGTTGAACATGGGACCAGCATAGCAGCCTGATATTGCAATTTGGGCGCCGTCTGCCCCACCAGTCATCGCCATGGCAACATTAGCTATCAAATCTCCGAGCGAGTTGCCCCAAGCCAGGACAGTTAATCCGAGAACTGAAGGGTTAATCCCGAGTACATAGCCTAGTGAAATCAATAAAGAGACCAATTCCTCAGCGATAATATATGTCCAAGTTACACTCATCAAAAAGCCACCAGCAAGCCAAGGGAACAAGGACTTCTTTGGTGGGCTAGACTTCGTTGTTGTCACGCATGCAAGATTGCAGAGAACCATCCCAGTCAATACTGCTATCAAATAAGTTACTAGGCTGCTTCTTGAACCAAACTCCTTTTCCTTTTGGGAGGTGCATAGTGCAGCCAATAAAATTGGTGCCAACGCCACAGAAATTACTGCAAATGGCCTAGACCACCTCGCCTCACTAACCACAGGTATAGTCAATCTTCTAGGCAAGGACAGAGGTAACTCCAAAACATACAGAAGGCTACCCAGGtaataaaaaaagggagaatCGAGATTACAAAAAATCAATGAACTTCGCTGATCATCAGCAGTGGTTTTGTCCACCAAAATTGGTTTTTCATGATCAACATAACCAAGTAAAGGTATACCCCTCTCCAAAAAATCCTCCTCCTGGTTGCCATCTACAGTTAAACGATTCTCTTTTCGGTACTGATCAAAGTGCATGATGCAAACCACACCGACATAACCCAAGTagatagaaagaaaagaaatggcaCCCCACAAGGATATTTTCCCCACAATAATAATCAAGAGAAGAGAACAGAGAGAGAACAGAAAGAAGCAGACATCTCTAATGAAGCTAGACTTGTCAACATAAATCTCTCGAGGACCAGCTAATAAACTTATAACACCAACCACCACACTAGACACAAAAAAAGCGCCACCCAAAATACTATTCAGGCCAACTCCACCATTGCTAGACCTAGTGAAGGAAACAATACTAGCAAAAACATCCGGAGCGCCATTGCCAAGTGAAAGAAGGGTGACACCAGCAATAGTTGGAGAAAGCTTCAAGAGTTTGGACAAGCTTTCTAAGGCGGGACAGAAGTAATCTGCTGCTGTATTGCCTAACAGATAGAACAGAACAGCCAGCCACAGTAACAACATAATATAGCCAAGCATGGAAAATTGGCCACAAGTACAGTAAAAGATTTGAAGATAGTTTATATACCCTTTAGGCCTGCATCCAATATGAGACTTGACATAAATACACTTGGACCTGTAATCTATGTAGTCATGAATTCCGCTGCAGCCATCGGTTTTGATCGATTCTTGAAGCACTAAAGAATGGTTTGTGGTGACTTTTGGTTCAGTGGATTGATCGATAAAATATGAGGTTGCAagatagaaaaagaagaggaagagaaaggTGATGTTAAGGAAAAGAATGATCTTCTTGGACTTGGCTCTTGAGGTGCTGAAACTTGCCATTCACAAGAAGCTTGTAGAGAAGGTGTTGCAGGGTTTAGATACTGAAAAATGAAGTTCATAAACTGTTAGAAGTTCTGGCGGGGAATGGGCTGTATTTTGGCTGCGTTACAAGGGAGGGGTGTATTTGTACAAGAAAGTGTGCGAAGAGTGTTAGCAAAAGAAGGAAAGGAATGACATCAGGGGCTGAAGTAACAAGACAATTAGAGTACAAAAGTTAAATCTAAGATTGAAAGAGATGTTCCAAGCTAGCGTTAACCCAGTCCGCCATAAGAGTTGcagaattaattaaactaataacaaaaatactAGCTGGTGATATCAAGTCAGTAAACTAGCAGGAAAGAGAGGCTATATGCTATATCACATCATTAACGTTAGgatcaaagataaaattaaagatggtactatatatatacacatttaACTTTTGAAATTCAGCTAAATATCTAAGCTTTTAGGTTTGCTTCAACCTGGGGAGAATATTTTAGTTAAGCTGTAACTATCAATTATCTGTTTGAGAAATGGAGTGGAGGGGCTAGAGAGATCATGGGAGCTAGCTGGTTTCTTGATTGAAAATTTCTTTAACTAGCCATGATGCTTTGTATGATTGTCTCAAATGGCAAAGGAAACGTTCGATCTTCCTGCATGCT
This genomic interval from Populus nigra chromosome 11, ddPopNigr1.1, whole genome shotgun sequence contains the following:
- the LOC133668048 gene encoding cation/calcium exchanger 1-like, yielding MASFSTSRAKSKKIILFLNITFLFLFFFYLATSYFIDQSTEPKVTTNHSLVLQESIKTDGCSGIHDYIDYRSKCIYVKSHIGCRPKGYINYLQIFYCTCGQFSMLGYIMLLLWLAVLFYLLGNTAADYFCPALESLSKLLKLSPTIAGVTLLSLGNGAPDVFASIVSFTRSSNGGVGLNSILGGAFFVSSVVVGVISLLAGPREIYVDKSSFIRDVCFFLFSLCSLLLIIIVGKISLWGAISFLSIYLGYVGVVCIMHFDQYRKENRLTVDGNQEEDFLERGIPLLGYVDHEKPILVDKTTADDQRSSLIFCNLDSPFFYYLGSLLYVLELPLSLPRRLTIPVVSEARWSRPFAVISVALAPILLAALCTSQKEKEFGSRSSLVTYLIAVLTGMVLCNLACVTTTKSSPPKKSLFPWLAGGFLMSVTWTYIIAEELVSLLISLGYVLGINPSVLGLTVLAWGNSLGDLIANVAMAMTGGADGAQIAISGCYAGPMFNTLLGLGISLVISSGSKYPSSFIVPEDPSLYETIGFLMGGLLWALVILPRKDMRLDKSLGIGLLAIYLCFLSLTLARSLGLLKLHGFS